Genomic segment of Sodaliphilus pleomorphus:
CATCGACGACATCGTTGAGAGCTGCAAGTATTGGATAAAATACATCCACGACAACGAGAACCCCGACCTCGTCGTGGGATTGTTTCACAGTGGCCTTGAGGGCGGCATTGTCACGTCGTCTTATTGCGAAAACGAAGCTCTGGCCGTTGCCAGGCAGGTCGAGGGCATCGACATCATCTTCTTTGGTCACGACCACGTGAAGCACAACAGCGTGGAAAACGGGGTGTTGCTGCTCAACTCGGCCAACAATGCCATGCAGGTGGCCAGAGCCGACGTCACCCTGCATCGCGAAGGCGACTGCAGCTGGAGGCTCGACATGAAAAAGGGCTCGTTGGTCGACTATACCACCATCAAGCCCGACAGCCAGTATATGGCACATTTCAAGCCCCAGCTCGACAGCGTGAAGTCATGGGTAAACCAGCCCATTGGTACACTCGAGAGCGACTTGAGTAGCGAGGACTGCTTCTTTGGCAACAGCGCCTTTACCGATTTGATTCTGAACCTTCAGCTCAAGCTCACCGGAGCCGATGTGGCTTTCAATGCACCACTCTCGGCTCATGCTGTGCTACACAAGGGCACCATCACAGTGGGTGACATGTTCAACCTTTACCGGTTTGAAAACCAGCTCTATGTGATGAAACTCACAGGTGAAGAAATAAGGAAGCACTTGGAGATGAGCTACGACCTGTGGGTAAACACCATGACCAGTCCAAGCGATCACCTTTTCAACCTTTCGGCAAGCAACGGCAACAAGGGATTATGGTTTGCTAACCCCACCTACAACTTTGACAGCGCCGCGGGCATCGACTATGTGGTCGACGTGTCCAAGCCCAAAGGCAGCAAGGTGAAGATATTGAGGATGAGCAATGGCAAGCCCTTCGACTTGCACAAGACCTACAAGGTGGCACTCAACAGCTACCGTGCCAACGGCGGCGGGCAGCTCCTGACCAAGGGCGCAGGCATAGCCAAGGATGAGCTGGAAAGCCGCGTGATATACAAGAGTGCACGCGACCAGCGATTCTACTTGATGCAAGAAATCAAGCGAGAGGGAACAATTGCGCCCAAACCTAACAACAACTGGCGCTTCGTGCCCGAGCAGTGGGTGAAGCCAGCTGCCCAACGCGACCGCGCCATACTGTTTGGAAAATAAAGAAATGCGTATTATTTTTCTCATCATGCTGCTGGCAGCCATGTGCACCACAGCCTGCAATACACTAAAAAACATGGACTCAACTCTCAACAACCAGCAACTGCTCGCAGTCGACACTGTCGCGGCACTGGGGCATCGATACATTGTAATGAAACCAAAAGCTGGGACTGAAGTGCTCACGCAGAGCGGCACCGCTCCCGATGTGAACGACGGCAGCTTGCTGCTCAGTGTGGCTGCAGCTTTCACCGGCGACGACCTCACGACAGTGTGTGGCGACCATGTCGTGGCAGGAACACTGCACAAGGGATATGCCGATGTGACAACGACCGGGCACATGCTCATCGTGGATGGTAAGGTGAAAATTTTGCCCAGCGACATCATAGACCAATCCATAAAATCGGCCACAGCACATCGTGGCTACCTATTTCAGCAATGCTATATTGTAGAAAACGGTGTCGCACACGTCGATCGCATCCCGCAAGCCATCATCGACCGCAGGCCGCACATCATTTTCAGAGCTGCAGTGCTCATGGCCGATGGCAGCTTCGCTATCGTGCAAGGTGCCGACGAGCAATATCCCGAGGAGTTTGTTGCAGGCATTGTGCAACTGGGAGCGCGCGATGCTCTGTATCTCGACATGGGCACTTGGGCCTATGGGTGGTATCGCACTATGGCAGGTGGCACGACGACCGAGCTTGCCAAGCGCTACGACAACACCCGATTCCAAAGCAATTGGCTCATAATAAGAGCAAAAAAATGATTACAGACGAGTCTCATATTTATTTGGTGAAGAGGCAAAAAAGTTGTACCTTTGCACCGCTTTAAAGTTTCCGTGTGATGGGAAATTAAGGCAATACACTTAATTTTTAGTAACACAATCAATTACAAACAATGAAAACTTTTCAATTAAACGCAGAACCAAGAACTGATCTTGGCAAGAAGGCCGCCAAGGCCCTTCGCAACGAGAAAAAAATCCCCGTAGTGCTCAATGGCGGCAAGCTCATCCAGTTTGAGCAAAACGAAAAGGGCGAGTGGGTTTACAATGGCAAGCTCGAAGCTGGCGAGAAAGCGGTGATGACCACTGCAGCTGGCAAGGGTGTGATAACTACCGACCTGGTCGTGAAATTCAACGACGTGCGCAAGTTGGTCTACACGCCCGAGATTTATGTCGTCGACCTTACCTTCAACGGCGAGACGCACAAGGCAGTTCTCAAAGATATTCAATTCCACCCACTCACCGACGACATCCTGCACATGGACTTCCTCGAGGTGAACGACCAGAAGCCTGTGGTAGTAGAGGTGCCTGTGCACGTCACTGGCCACGCTGCTGGTGTGAAGGCAGGTGGCAAGCTCTACCTCAACATGAAGCGTGTGAAGGTGAAGGGCATCTACACCAACATTCCCGAGTCGCTCGACGTCAATGTCGATGCACTCACGATTGGCAAGGCTATCAAGGTGGGCGACCTCAAGTTTGACAACTTCGAGCTTGTAAGCGCCAAGGATCTTGTGATCACCGGTGTGCGTGCAACGCGCAATGCTGCCACCGACGATGCCACAGCAACAGCCGAAGGTGCCGAGGGTGAAGAGGGCGCAGCTGCTACCGGCGCTGCAGCCGAGTAATTCAATATCAAATTACGCTGAATGAAGTATTTAATTGTCGGCTTGGGTAACATTGGTGAAGAATACCAAGGCACCCGCCACAACATAGGTTTTACAGTATTGGATGCCTTTGCCAAGGCGTCCAATATTGTTTTCACAACCCAGCGTTACGGTGATGTGGCCGAAATGCGCCTCAAGAACCAGCAATTGCTGCTCTTGAAACCGTCGACCTACATGAACCTGAGCGGTGAGGCCGTGAGATACTGGAAAAATAAAGAAAATATCGATCTCGACCACATTCTCGTGGTTGTCGACGACATCGCATTGCCCTTTGGCGTGATACGCCTGCGTGGCAAGGGGGCCGACGGCGGCCACAATGGGTTGAAAAACATCACAGCCATGCTGGGTTCGAACGCCTTTGCCCGGCTGCGTTTCGGCATGGGCAATGATTTTCCCCGCGGCATGCAGATCGACTATGTGCTGGGCCACCCCACTGATGATGAGCTGGCCATACTGCCCCAGCGCATCGATGTAGCCATCGAAGCCATCAAGGCCTTTTGCCTCTCGGGCCTGAGTTTTGCAATGACCAATTTCAACAACAAGTGAGTGCATGATGAAGGACGTGAGAATTGACAAATGGCTCTGGGCTGTGCGCGTGTTCAAGACGCGTTCGATGGCTACCGAGGCTTGCAAACTGGGCCGTGTGACAATAGCGGGCATGAACGTGAAGCCTTCGCACATTATCAAAGTGGGCGACAAGATATCGGTGCGCAAGCCGCCCATCACGTTCACCTTCGAGGTGCTTGCGCTGCTCGACAACAGGGTAGGGGCCAAGTTGGTGCCCAACTACTTGAAAAATGTGACTACGCCCGACCAGTATGAGTTGCTTGAAATGGCACGCATAGGCGGTTTTGTCAAGCGACAGAAGGGCTTGGGACGCCCTACCAAGAAGGATGGGCGAGAAATGAAAGAGTTCACCGAAGAGGCTTTCTTTGGTTTTGACGACTGGGACGATGAGAATCCCTTGTGGACCGAGGACGACGAGAAAAAGCTCGGGAGCAGGCATCACACCGAGGGTTAAGGCTCTCTATTATAAAAAAAGCAAGTCCTGGACAGTGTTTTACCCGCTGTTCAGGACTTGCAGTATATCATGTGATTTGTGGTCTACCTCGATATTTTGTAGATTGTGCCCTCGATGAGCGAGCAATACACATCGCCAGTGCCAGGGTCAACAGCAAAGCCGTTCACCTCGCTGCTGCCCATTTCATACTTCACCACCACCTGGTGGGTTTTCTCGTCGACGATGGCCAGCATGCCCTGACGGCTGCCCGTGTAGATGTAGCCGTTGTGCACAAGGATGGGGCAGGGAGCATGCTCGTAGCCCATGCCCAGGTCAACTGACCACAGCAGGTTGAAAGCACTGTCCTCGGTGCTCATGGCCACGAGCATGCCTTCCATAGTCTTGGCATAGGCCACCTTGCCGTCTTCGCTCGCCCCAAGGCTCTCGCGCACCTTGCGTGCCTGAGTTTCACGCCACAATTGGGTGCCGGTTTTGCGGTCGATGGCTGTAGCGGCACGGTCGGGGGCAACGATGAGCACGCGGTCGCTCGTGACCACAGGCACCACGTTGCCAGGGCTCAGCAGGTTTTGCGATTTTCCGTTGCTCCACGACCACTCGAGGCGGCCAGTTTTCTTGTCGAGGCAACGCAGGCGGGTATCCCAAGCTCCAAATATCACATCGCCGTCTTTCACCACTGGTTCGGCCTGGCAATAATTGCCAATGCTGTCGTATTGCCACTTGAGCTTGTGGCGGTCGACATTCCATGCCTGGAATATCTTGTATCCGCCTTGATACAAGATGCCATCGGCAATGAGACCATCGGCCACATAGGGACCTGCAGCTTTATACTGCCATACCATTTTGCCAGTTGTCTTGTTTAGCCACACAAGGCGCTTGTCGGCCGTGGGTACAATCACATATTTCTGGCCTACAACCGGGCGTGAAAACAGCATGGCGTCGGTCTTGTAGCCCCACCGCACTTGACGAGAAGCCTTGTCTACAGCCTTGCAATAGCCCAGCGAGTTGCCGAAATAGATGTTGCGGCTATCGACGGCCAGACGCGTGAAAATGGACGCATTGTCGGCATATACCTTTTGAACGTTGAAGCCAGCCGAAACCAGGTTTTGGAATTTGGGCTTAGGCGTGTCGTAATAATCGAGATTAGGCTTATACACATACATGAGTTCTGGCTCGTTGCCGATGCGCTTGTTGTAGACTTGTATCCAATCACGTTTCAAGTCCACATCCATGAGTGTGTAGCCATAGTCGTGGTTGTGCATGTCGAGGGCCCTCACCACAATGCCCATAATGCCATCGGTTTCATACTGTTTCCATGCATGGTAGTGGCCGCCCAGGTGGGTGATGACGGGATATTTCTTCAACACCTTCACATAGTCGCGGAAGTTGTCGAGATCGGCATTGATGGGGTAGTGATTGAAACTGAACACCTTCATGCCCGGTTTTACCCGCTCGGCCAGGGTCTTGTCGAGCCACAAGAGGTCTTCCTGCTTGATGTGACCGTCGCCCATTTTCATGAAGGGGCCACAGTTCATGCCCACAACCACGAGAGAGTCGATGTTGAAGACGAAGCGGTCGGCGCCCCACAGGTCGTTGAAGGTCTTGCACGCGCTTTGGCTCCAAGTGTTTTCATGATTGCCTGGTATCACATATAAGGGCTTGGTGAGGCTGTCGAGAATCGATTTCACATTTCGCAACTGTGCATCGCTGCCCTCGTTGGTCAAGTCGCCAGTCAAGACCACAACATCCACGTCACTCTTGTTGATTTCGGCAACCGCAGCTTTAAGCTGTTGCTCGTTGGCGTTGCCGGGAGTGACATGGATGTCGCTCAAGATTGCAAATTTCTGGGAAAATACCGGTATCGCGACAAGCAATGCGACCACCAGTGTGAGAACTCTAATGATTTTGTTCATGTCAATGTGTTGTTTTATAATTTGTACACAAAGATAAGTATTTTTTCAGAATTGCAAAGTGCCGTGCAAAAGTTAAGGAACGAGCCAAGGGAGAAAGTCATGACTCGTTCCTGTATCATAATCTATGGGGGAAATATTATAATATTGGCAGCAGACAGTCTTATGTATTTGAGTCATTTGATAGGTATATGAATAATACTGATAATTTACAAGAGGATTACGCATATAATGATAAGCGTCCTATGAATGTAGGACACGTTGCAATAGAGTTTTATCTAATTGAGTATTACCTTAATTCCGCAACACTATAATTTAACTTTATTTATAAGTTCCTGAGCAACAATAAGTTGCCTAGGATTTTGCCGTGTCAGATTTTTCACTTATCTTAGTGTTGCAATTAGAAAACAAGCGAAAATCGTAACAAGGCGCTGCAAAGGTACAAATAAAATTCGAAAAACTCACACCTTTTGGAGGAATTTTTTCAATCATGGAGAAATTTGACTCCATGCTTTCACCCGTTATCGACTCAACACTGGGTCAGAGATGCCGCAGTATCTTCGGATATCAGTTCAGCGAGATAGTCCGTTCGCTGATGAGCGTTTATTTCTGTGGCGGCTCATGCGTGGAAGATGTAACGTCACAACTGATGCGCCATCTCTCGTATCATCCTACCCTTCGTACATGCAGCTCTGATACCATCCTCAGAGCCATCAAGGAACTGACACAGGAAAACATCTCCTATACTTCCGACCAAGGCAAGACCTATGATTTCAATACTGCAGACAAACTCAACACATTGCTTATAAACGCTTTGGTTTCTACAGGCGAGTTGAAGGAAATTGAGGAATACGATGTTGACTTTGACCATCAGTTTCTTGAAACGGAGAAGTATGATGCAAAACCGACCTACAAAAAGTTCCTCGGCTACAGGCCTGGCGTATATGTTATCGGTGACAAGATAGTCTATATCGAGAACAGCGATGGTAACACGAATGTGCGTTTTCATCAGGCAGACACCCATAAGAGATTCTTCGCTCTTCTGGAATCCCAGAACATCCGTGTAAATCGCTTCAGGGCAGACTGCGGTTCCTGCTCGAAGGAAATCGTCAGTGAGATAGAGAAGCATTGCAAACATTTCTACATCCGTGCCAACCGATGCAGTTCGCTCTACAATGACATCTTTGCTCTGAGAGGATGGAAGACGGAGGAGATTAACGGCATCCAGTTCGAACTCAATTCCATTCTCGTTGAGAAATGGGAAGGCAAGTGCTATCGTCTTGTCATCCAGAGACAAAGACGCAACAGCGGGACTTTGACAGTTAGAGTGTAAAATTTTTTCTAATGAATTGTTGCACAGTTCATTTTTTATTTGTATATTTGTAGCTAATAGTAGTTATTACATTAAAGGATTATCGATATGAAGGCGACATTCGGCACTACAAAGAAGGGCACGTGGGCTTACATCCAGAAGTCGGTGCGCATCGACGGCAAGTCTACCACAAAGACTGTCAGGCGGCTGGGGCTGCTTGAGGACATCAGGCGCAAGTACGGCTGCCAGGACCCGCGCCAGTGGGTCAGGGACCTGGCGGCCCGCATGACCGAGGAGGAGAAGGCCGGCAGGGAGCGCATTTCGGTTGACTTCTACCCGGGCCAGACCGTGGGGATGGGCGACCTGCCTCTGCGGGCGGGCGGCGACCTGATGCTGCTGCCGCTCTACAACAGGCTCGGCCTGCCCCGCATGTGCGCCGAGATCAAGAAGGCGAGCAAGGCGAAGTTCGACCTCGACGGGATATTGAGGACGCTGGTCACGGGCCGTCTGCTCTTCCCCTGCTCCAAGCAGAGGACGCTGCGAAAGGCGCAGGGGCTGGTGCGGCCCCCGAAGTTCGGCGAGGCCGACATGTACCGGGCCCTGAGCCTGCTCTCGGGCCACATCGACGACATCCAGGCCGGCGTCTACGCCTGCTCGGCCAGGTTCATGGAACGCAGGGACAGGGTGATCTACTACGACTGCACCAACTACTACTTCGAGATCGAGGACAACGACAGGGACACGGTGAACATAGAGACCGGCGAGCTCGTGGCCGGGCTGCGCAAGCGCGGCAAGTCGAAAGAGAACCGGCCCAGCCCCATCGTGCAGATGGGCATGTTCATGGACATGGACGGCA
This window contains:
- a CDS encoding bifunctional metallophosphatase/5'-nucleotidase, whose amino-acid sequence is MKKKQLILPFMAMCIALVMTVQHAQGANDNNGEVRITLLETSDVHGCFFPYDFITGKPRAGSIARLSTYVDSLRATLGDGLVLLDNGDILQGQPISYYYNYVDTTQQNIAAQVVNYLGYDAQAVGNHDVEPGHAVYDKWMGEVKCPVLGANIVNTATGSPYVKPYTILHKKGVKIAVLGMLTPAIPNWLAPRIYSGLRIDDIVESCKYWIKYIHDNENPDLVVGLFHSGLEGGIVTSSYCENEALAVARQVEGIDIIFFGHDHVKHNSVENGVLLLNSANNAMQVARADVTLHREGDCSWRLDMKKGSLVDYTTIKPDSQYMAHFKPQLDSVKSWVNQPIGTLESDLSSEDCFFGNSAFTDLILNLQLKLTGADVAFNAPLSAHAVLHKGTITVGDMFNLYRFENQLYVMKLTGEEIRKHLEMSYDLWVNTMTSPSDHLFNLSASNGNKGLWFANPTYNFDSAAGIDYVVDVSKPKGSKVKILRMSNGKPFDLHKTYKVALNSYRANGGGQLLTKGAGIAKDELESRVIYKSARDQRFYLMQEIKREGTIAPKPNNNWRFVPEQWVKPAAQRDRAILFGK
- a CDS encoding 50S ribosomal protein L25; translated protein: MKTFQLNAEPRTDLGKKAAKALRNEKKIPVVLNGGKLIQFEQNEKGEWVYNGKLEAGEKAVMTTAAGKGVITTDLVVKFNDVRKLVYTPEIYVVDLTFNGETHKAVLKDIQFHPLTDDILHMDFLEVNDQKPVVVEVPVHVTGHAAGVKAGGKLYLNMKRVKVKGIYTNIPESLDVNVDALTIGKAIKVGDLKFDNFELVSAKDLVITGVRATRNAATDDATATAEGAEGEEGAAATGAAAE
- the pth gene encoding aminoacyl-tRNA hydrolase codes for the protein MKYLIVGLGNIGEEYQGTRHNIGFTVLDAFAKASNIVFTTQRYGDVAEMRLKNQQLLLLKPSTYMNLSGEAVRYWKNKENIDLDHILVVVDDIALPFGVIRLRGKGADGGHNGLKNITAMLGSNAFARLRFGMGNDFPRGMQIDYVLGHPTDDELAILPQRIDVAIEAIKAFCLSGLSFAMTNFNNK
- a CDS encoding RNA-binding S4 domain-containing protein, which translates into the protein MKDVRIDKWLWAVRVFKTRSMATEACKLGRVTIAGMNVKPSHIIKVGDKISVRKPPITFTFEVLALLDNRVGAKLVPNYLKNVTTPDQYELLEMARIGGFVKRQKGLGRPTKKDGREMKEFTEEAFFGFDDWDDENPLWTEDDEKKLGSRHHTEG
- a CDS encoding PQQ-binding-like beta-propeller repeat protein, producing MNKIIRVLTLVVALLVAIPVFSQKFAILSDIHVTPGNANEQQLKAAVAEINKSDVDVVVLTGDLTNEGSDAQLRNVKSILDSLTKPLYVIPGNHENTWSQSACKTFNDLWGADRFVFNIDSLVVVGMNCGPFMKMGDGHIKQEDLLWLDKTLAERVKPGMKVFSFNHYPINADLDNFRDYVKVLKKYPVITHLGGHYHAWKQYETDGIMGIVVRALDMHNHDYGYTLMDVDLKRDWIQVYNKRIGNEPELMYVYKPNLDYYDTPKPKFQNLVSAGFNVQKVYADNASIFTRLAVDSRNIYFGNSLGYCKAVDKASRQVRWGYKTDAMLFSRPVVGQKYVIVPTADKRLVWLNKTTGKMVWQYKAAGPYVADGLIADGILYQGGYKIFQAWNVDRHKLKWQYDSIGNYCQAEPVVKDGDVIFGAWDTRLRCLDKKTGRLEWSWSNGKSQNLLSPGNVVPVVTSDRVLIVAPDRAATAIDRKTGTQLWRETQARKVRESLGASEDGKVAYAKTMEGMLVAMSTEDSAFNLLWSVDLGMGYEHAPCPILVHNGYIYTGSRQGMLAIVDEKTHQVVVKYEMGSSEVNGFAVDPGTGDVYCSLIEGTIYKISR